The Triticum urartu cultivar G1812 unplaced genomic scaffold, Tu2.1 TuUngrouped_contig_6328, whole genome shotgun sequence region TCAACAGCTAGTAGCACGACAGCTAGCGTATTTTATAACTTACCATTACTTTTCCTTTAGGCTCTTGGCCCAACTTGCTCAAATCTACCTCGAGAAAAGGAGATATTAGCTAAAGATAAAAGTTTCTTAGCAGATGGCTCCATATCAAATTCATTTGAAGGTAAGCAAACAACATGCCAGCGCACATATGCCTTCCACCACCAAATGTCGTGAAAGGGAACTTGCCACCAACTTTGTCATCATCTCTGCCAGGACCAAAATGCTACGGTAGCTAGCTACTAAACTAAATCTTACTGCATCAAACACTTTACCTATAGCCAACAACTACATCACCTAAGGCCATGCAACGTGTACATAGCAAACACGAAGGCCAAGCTCTAGGGCAAGAAAGCCAGCTAATTAACAAGTATATGTTTCCTTTCATGATTATCACTGCATCAACTCTTGTCCACAAATTCCCACAGCAATGTACGTAGTACCATCTAGTACAAACTAGTTGTACGACTCGAAATCTTGTCGGTTCTCACGCAAACATTAGGACCAGAACACACACACATGAATACATCAGCATGAAGTTAGCCAGAGACATGTATCACACCTCATAATTTTTCTTACTAATAGGGTAGAGTCGCGGTGGCATGTCATACCCTATAATTGGCCTGTTGTTatactcgtaactcaaatatttgttcaGTGTATTTTTTTAGTGAATAGGATAGAATCATTGTTTTCTGTGTGTTTATCTTGTGGTGGACTTGCAAAGTGTGGAAATATGTCTCATACATTTATCGACAATTTATGATTTGAAATGTCTAATAAGTCTCCATGCACCTCTTCATATAGTTTACAGTTTGAAATGTCTTATAGTTAGTCTCCATGAAGTGCTTCATATAATTTATTGTTTGAGATGTCTTATAAAGTCTCCATGCACCTCTTGCAAGGTGTGGAAGTATGCCTTGCATGCATCTATTAGCAATTTATGCTTTACGAACCGTTATAGGCATCCTTGGCACAGCAACACAaggggaagaggagagagaagacGAGGTAGTGAAAATAGATTCAACTTGGATGCATGTACTAATCATCATATGAAGGCTTATAATGCCAATTTACAACTTGGAGTAAAAGAAATCAAGTCTAACTGAATTTGGAGATAGCAGGAAAACCTTCTTCGGGACGAACCTTTCCATACCCAAATTCTTACACTAAACTAACTAGGTATGATTATTAGTATTACTACTTTATCAATGGCTATAAGTGCAACAGTTGATGTCTCTTATAACTTATCATTACTTTTCCTTTAGGCTCTTGGCCCATCTTTCTCAAGTCCGCATCGGGGAAAGGAGATATTAGCTTGAGCTCAAAGTTTCTTAGTAGATGGCTCCATATCACCTTAATTTGCAGGTAAGCCAAGGCCATGCCAGGGCAAACATGCCTTCCACCACCAAATGTTGTGAAAGAGTACTCACCACCAACTTTGTCCTCCTCTCTTCCAGGACCAAACCGATTCGGATCATACACATGAGGGTCATTGTAAACGTGTGCCAACTTATTGTTGAATGCCGTAGGGATTACAACATTATGCCCTCCAGGTATGTCATATTCCTTGCCTTCTTTGGTCTGCACCTTGAATTTCTTATGTGCCTTGCGAGCTAACATTTGTGCTGGTGTATGCATCCTAATCGCCTCCTTGATGCATCTATGCAGGGTATCCATCTCTAACAAGGCATCATAGCCTATTTGGTTCTTGTACTTGCTAAGGATATGCTTTTGCTCCTCCATGGCAGCTATTAAGAACTTGGTGTTGCTCAACATAAAAGCTCCAGTCCATATACTAGTGCTAGAGCTTGGGTGTTTTCCAGCAAATATGAGGGCCATGACCATGCCAGAAATTTCTCCTTCCGTTATGGAGCGACCATCTTTATACTTGGAATCCATCAACCTCTGTAGTGCATCCTCCTCGACACGACTAGAACTCCTGCGTGACCTGATAGTTGTGGTGAATATTTCTTTCAGCCTAATGTGTGCCTTATTGCGTCG contains the following coding sequences:
- the LOC125530453 gene encoding obtusifoliol 14-alpha demethylase-like, producing MDMLATKTTWLAIALFFITVVATKISRWKSNIHHLSTRPLPPVVNVLALLPSLFKKGFGVTINDLYTRYGSVFTINLLGPKITLLVGPDVSAHFFQGLESEISFGNFAEVTVPIFGQEVLYGVDAATRSEQVNLMLDILKPSKLRSLVDPIFQEVEAYFAKWGQDGIVDLKHELEQVLMFISSRCLLGYEVREMMLKEVYSLFHELENGLNFFSYLFPYFPTLTNRRRNKAHIRLKEIFTTTIRSRRSSSRVEEDALQRLMDSKYKDGRSITEGEISGMVMALIFAGKHPSSSTSIWTGAFMLSNTKFLIAAMEEQKHILSKYKNQIGYDALLEMDTLHRCIKEAIRMHTPAQMLARKAHKKFKVQTKEGKEYDIPGGHNVVIPTAFNNKLAHVYNDPHVYDPNRFGPGREEDKVGGEYSFTTFGGGRHVCPGMALAYLQIKVIWSHLLRNFELKLISPFPDADLRKMGQEPKGKVMISYKRHQLLHL